Proteins from a single region of Bdellovibrio bacteriovorus HD100:
- a CDS encoding GNAT family N-acetyltransferase — MALHENRTVQTKNGDSIILRPALVTEAEDLLNAFKEILPTSPYILSTVESAATKTVETQVKWITAANEDPRSALIIAEHQGRIVGITNMAAFKDSKRSHRAGLGMSVHHDYRGRGLGEALLRRLIEVAQTLEGLRFLELNVMSANKVAHRLYLKLGFKQIGYQELAYRQPDGTFTDDICMCLDLTARP, encoded by the coding sequence ATGGCATTGCATGAAAACCGCACCGTACAAACTAAAAACGGCGATTCCATCATTTTGAGGCCTGCTTTGGTCACAGAGGCCGAAGATCTTCTGAATGCTTTCAAAGAGATCCTGCCGACCTCTCCCTATATACTGAGCACAGTTGAATCGGCGGCGACAAAGACCGTGGAAACCCAAGTGAAGTGGATCACCGCAGCCAATGAGGATCCCCGCAGCGCTTTGATCATCGCTGAACATCAAGGCCGCATCGTGGGCATTACCAACATGGCCGCCTTCAAGGACAGCAAACGTTCGCACCGTGCGGGACTTGGCATGTCTGTTCATCATGACTATCGGGGGCGGGGCTTGGGCGAAGCGCTTTTGCGCCGCCTGATTGAGGTTGCACAAACCCTTGAAGGTCTGCGCTTTCTGGAACTGAACGTGATGAGCGCCAACAAGGTGGCTCACCGTCTTTATCTTAAGTTGGGATTTAAACAGATCGGATATCAGGAACTGGCCTATCGCCAGCCCGATGGAACATTTACGGATGATATCTGTATGTGTCTGGATTTAACAGCTCGCCCTTAA
- a CDS encoding outer membrane beta-barrel domain-containing protein has protein sequence MKSILLIFTVLFASTFSRAQSEISPADSGTEQGEIDFVERLLENDTNVFKEPPKSFGGSSAKPQAAEYTTLNSQSIHSDLAVIQKNYMPKTGRVQLSGGFTLLPSDVFFRTFGLNTKASYHFNETWGLEAFAYVFTSSSRSEVDSLNQEQGLEVKSLLSMQNFYGVNLYFNSIYGKTAWMDSKIIPFEIYQTVGIGKVRTDGGEDATSFQVGLGDLFSLDRSHALRVDLTWAFYSAKNYEGDDQNSNSLFLTLSYGLFWPEPDYR, from the coding sequence ATGAAATCAATTTTGCTCATCTTCACCGTTTTATTCGCAAGCACTTTCAGTCGTGCTCAATCTGAAATTTCCCCGGCCGATTCCGGCACCGAGCAAGGAGAAATCGACTTCGTCGAACGTCTTCTGGAAAATGACACCAATGTCTTCAAAGAGCCGCCAAAAAGTTTCGGGGGCTCCAGCGCCAAGCCACAGGCGGCGGAATATACAACCTTGAATTCACAATCAATTCATTCTGATCTGGCGGTCATTCAAAAAAACTACATGCCCAAAACAGGACGTGTGCAGCTGAGCGGCGGCTTCACGCTGCTGCCATCGGATGTCTTCTTCCGCACCTTTGGACTTAACACCAAAGCCAGCTACCACTTCAACGAAACCTGGGGTTTGGAAGCCTTTGCCTATGTCTTCACCTCCTCTTCGCGCAGTGAAGTTGATTCACTGAACCAGGAGCAGGGGCTTGAAGTCAAAAGCCTGCTGTCGATGCAGAATTTTTATGGAGTGAATCTTTACTTTAACAGCATCTACGGCAAGACCGCCTGGATGGATTCCAAGATCATCCCTTTTGAAATCTACCAGACCGTAGGAATAGGAAAAGTTCGTACCGATGGCGGAGAGGACGCCACCAGCTTTCAGGTCGGACTGGGCGATCTCTTTTCTCTGGATCGTTCCCACGCATTGCGGGTGGACCTCACCTGGGCCTTTTATTCAGCGAAGAACTATGAGGGTGACGACCAGAATTCAAACTCTCTCTTTTTAACCCTTAGCTATGGGCTGTTCTGGCCGGAACCGGACTACCGATGA
- a CDS encoding tetratricopeptide repeat protein, with protein MTALAQNGNAISAAQKSFRDGQFRKSAVQFYNLAFTEKNLKPQEKSAARYYLGLSLMKLKMNQAAAFPLIITTRESSGTLAQKALQNLVVVSDRLNDTGLLDYTIRKVDPNNLGEVARDLYLNRLAQAQMNKGELDPALENLAAALRLQPHNEESLYLQGLIHLKKNQAEPAIASLSTLLDRYQSRPATDPKRGLASIALARAHYQGKNFKEAIDLYREIPKDHPAYRDSQIELTWSLFRSAQFRSAMSTIQTLHTPYYENFYDPESLILRAIILLFVCQNDEADKSLQNFTRNYTQAYSQIAQYNKAARTAESNYKQIDAARRHLNIIKKGAAGNYSGEIPFFVVRTLMDRGALKNKITYLKEIEEEIKRAESLRQPSEKGLRTYIQKILLKRQANAQREAGQLLANSLRATEEELSVLSGDLNLLRYEVLNGKKKQARSEYIKKINNGEAHSRIDHDNSRNFYISNGNRYWPFEGEYWRDEIGNYQYLGVNTCETE; from the coding sequence GTGACTGCGCTAGCCCAAAACGGCAACGCCATTTCAGCGGCCCAAAAAAGCTTTCGCGACGGGCAGTTTCGCAAATCGGCGGTTCAATTTTACAACCTGGCCTTTACCGAGAAAAATCTGAAGCCCCAGGAAAAGTCCGCCGCCCGGTACTATCTGGGTCTTTCTTTGATGAAACTGAAGATGAACCAGGCCGCTGCGTTCCCCCTGATCATCACCACCCGAGAGTCCAGCGGAACCTTGGCGCAAAAAGCCCTGCAGAATCTGGTGGTGGTTTCTGACCGCCTTAATGATACGGGTCTTCTGGACTACACCATCCGAAAAGTGGATCCAAACAATCTGGGTGAAGTGGCTCGTGATCTGTATCTGAATCGTCTGGCTCAGGCTCAGATGAACAAAGGTGAATTGGACCCGGCATTGGAGAATCTGGCTGCGGCTTTGCGTTTGCAACCGCACAACGAGGAATCCCTGTACCTCCAGGGATTGATCCATCTGAAAAAGAATCAAGCCGAGCCTGCAATCGCAAGTCTTTCGACTTTACTGGACAGATATCAGTCCCGTCCCGCAACAGATCCCAAGCGCGGCCTGGCATCCATCGCCCTGGCCCGGGCCCACTATCAAGGAAAGAACTTCAAAGAAGCCATCGATCTGTACCGGGAAATTCCCAAGGACCACCCGGCATACCGTGACTCGCAGATTGAACTGACCTGGTCCCTTTTCCGGTCAGCCCAGTTCCGCAGCGCCATGAGCACCATTCAGACACTGCACACACCATACTATGAAAACTTTTATGATCCCGAGTCCCTGATTCTTCGGGCCATCATTCTGCTTTTTGTGTGTCAGAACGATGAGGCCGACAAGTCCCTGCAAAACTTCACACGAAACTACACTCAGGCTTATTCGCAGATCGCCCAATACAACAAAGCCGCCCGCACCGCTGAGTCCAACTACAAACAGATCGATGCGGCCCGCAGACACCTCAATATCATAAAGAAAGGCGCTGCCGGAAACTACAGCGGAGAGATTCCCTTCTTTGTGGTTCGCACCCTGATGGATCGCGGGGCCCTGAAAAATAAAATCACCTATCTGAAGGAAATTGAGGAAGAAATCAAGCGGGCGGAATCCCTGCGCCAGCCCTCGGAAAAAGGCTTAAGAACTTACATCCAAAAAATTCTTCTGAAACGACAGGCCAATGCCCAGCGCGAGGCTGGACAGTTGTTGGCGAACAGCCTGCGCGCCACGGAAGAAGAGCTCTCGGTCCTTTCCGGAGATCTGAACCTGCTGCGCTATGAAGTTCTGAACGGCAAGAAGAAACAGGCCCGCAGTGAATACATCAAAAAGATCAACAACGGCGAAGCCCACAGCCGCATCGACCATGACAACAGCCGCAACTTTTACATCTCCAACGGAAATCGCTATTGGCCATTCGAAGGCGAATACTGGCGGGATGAAATCGGCAACTATCAGTACCTGGGAGTAAACACCTGTGAAACGGAATAA
- a CDS encoding outer membrane beta-barrel domain-containing protein, giving the protein MTSKAIKLLSLLFCLLLLGRSLEAATIEFSEEELPSESVVPVLDSPLAVKNKLVKPKGRLELGVNAGYIIDEMFFNNVLWGTSVFYHSSDYKAWGIKYLGRMTGLSTYSEQFEGTSQGLDFNKAPAPGAMLLGSYRWTFLYGKLSFSKDLVLPTQFSLEFDLGVQQSGQQNLPLTAAAISHRLYMKRQFALAATYRLLLYQMLDPVSADIGTGTTPSESDFSKKIQISQGLELGLSYLF; this is encoded by the coding sequence ATGACTTCAAAGGCAATTAAACTTCTAAGTCTGCTGTTCTGTTTGCTCTTGCTGGGCCGCTCTCTTGAAGCTGCAACCATCGAGTTCAGTGAAGAGGAACTTCCTTCCGAATCCGTGGTGCCGGTACTGGACAGCCCCTTGGCCGTTAAAAACAAACTGGTGAAACCCAAGGGACGCCTGGAACTCGGTGTGAATGCCGGCTACATCATTGATGAAATGTTTTTCAATAACGTCCTGTGGGGAACGTCGGTCTTTTACCACAGTTCAGACTACAAAGCCTGGGGGATCAAATACCTGGGGCGGATGACAGGCTTAAGCACTTATTCTGAACAGTTTGAGGGAACATCGCAGGGGCTTGATTTTAACAAAGCCCCCGCTCCGGGCGCCATGCTTCTGGGCAGCTACCGTTGGACTTTCCTGTACGGAAAATTGAGCTTTTCCAAGGATCTGGTTTTACCAACCCAATTCAGCCTGGAATTTGACCTGGGTGTGCAGCAATCCGGTCAGCAGAATCTGCCACTAACGGCAGCGGCGATCAGTCATCGCCTTTATATGAAAAGACAGTTTGCACTGGCAGCCACCTACCGGTTGTTGTTGTACCAGATGCTGGATCCGGTTTCCGCTGACATTGGCACAGGCACCACCCCGTCTGAATCTGACTTTTCTAAAAAGATTCAAATCAGTCAGGGCCTGGAGCTGGGCCTGTCCTATTTGTTCTAA
- a CDS encoding M3 family oligoendopeptidase, whose amino-acid sequence MEKMAWNLESEYPSYNSPEFLSEFDLVKSKVDQLEKDVKSLKTPFDNDVEKIQKIWIDVEATQVLVGNMSTFLNCHLSVDSTLSEAQAKKSEVMALSSRMWQILIPVDNFMKRCSEETLNKILSHPELTPAKFDWSQERTQKPFMLSDDEETLLQALSMPGLHAWGELYSNLSGTMRCEMKFKDRTETVGLAKASALIRSQDEETRHVAWTSIQEAWTTHKETASAILNALSGWRHEVIKKRSQVKPAHYLDQSLFYSRITKETLDAMLTACYENVDMSRRANLAMAKLMGKKALDPWDLLAQSPISASKAERSYEEGLKMIKDAFGQASPEMAQFVDMMAEKHWIEARVLPNKRNGAYCTGFRKKREPRVFMTYMGSNSDISTLAHELGHAYHSWVMRDMPIAECGYPMTLAETASIFSETLLHDVLLTNAKTREEKIEFAWGEMDRATAFLLNIPARYDFEKSFYEMREKRTVSADELSKLTDDAWSKWYGSTLSENDKMYWATKLHFSMSGISFYNYPYTFGYLFSISVYARREELGKDFMQTYINILRDTGRMTAEDLVQKHLGEDIRRPEFWRKSIAVINRKIEEFEKLALG is encoded by the coding sequence ATGGAAAAAATGGCTTGGAATCTAGAATCTGAATATCCGTCTTACAACTCTCCTGAATTTCTTTCTGAATTTGACCTGGTGAAATCCAAGGTCGATCAGCTGGAAAAGGACGTCAAATCCCTGAAGACTCCGTTCGATAACGATGTGGAGAAGATCCAAAAGATCTGGATCGACGTGGAAGCCACTCAAGTTCTGGTGGGTAACATGTCGACCTTCCTGAATTGCCATCTGTCTGTCGATAGCACTCTCAGCGAGGCGCAGGCCAAGAAGTCTGAAGTGATGGCTTTAAGTTCCCGCATGTGGCAGATCCTGATCCCGGTGGATAACTTTATGAAACGTTGTTCAGAGGAAACTCTGAACAAGATTCTTTCCCACCCGGAACTGACCCCTGCAAAATTTGACTGGAGCCAGGAACGCACACAAAAACCGTTCATGCTTTCCGATGACGAGGAAACTTTATTGCAGGCCCTTTCCATGCCCGGCCTGCATGCATGGGGTGAGCTTTACAGTAACCTTAGCGGCACCATGCGCTGTGAAATGAAGTTCAAAGACCGCACTGAAACTGTGGGCTTGGCGAAAGCTTCAGCTTTGATCCGCAGTCAGGATGAAGAAACCCGCCATGTGGCTTGGACTTCCATTCAAGAGGCTTGGACCACCCACAAAGAAACAGCTTCTGCGATCTTGAATGCTTTGTCCGGCTGGCGCCATGAGGTTATCAAAAAGCGCTCTCAGGTGAAGCCTGCACACTATCTGGATCAGTCCTTGTTCTACAGCCGTATCACCAAGGAAACTCTGGATGCGATGCTGACGGCTTGTTATGAAAATGTCGATATGTCCCGCCGTGCGAATCTGGCGATGGCAAAACTGATGGGCAAAAAGGCCTTGGACCCGTGGGATTTGCTGGCACAAAGCCCGATTTCAGCTTCAAAAGCCGAACGCAGCTATGAAGAGGGCCTGAAGATGATCAAGGATGCCTTCGGTCAGGCCTCGCCGGAAATGGCGCAGTTCGTGGACATGATGGCGGAAAAACACTGGATTGAAGCGCGTGTTCTTCCGAACAAGCGCAACGGTGCTTATTGCACGGGCTTCCGCAAAAAACGTGAACCGCGTGTTTTCATGACCTACATGGGTTCTAACAGTGACATATCCACTTTAGCGCACGAACTGGGGCATGCTTATCATTCGTGGGTGATGCGTGATATGCCCATTGCCGAGTGTGGTTATCCAATGACTTTGGCAGAAACCGCCAGCATTTTCTCGGAAACCCTTTTGCATGACGTGCTTTTGACCAATGCAAAGACCCGTGAAGAAAAGATTGAATTTGCCTGGGGTGAGATGGATCGTGCCACCGCCTTCCTGCTGAACATTCCGGCTCGTTATGACTTTGAAAAAAGCTTCTATGAGATGCGCGAAAAACGCACGGTCAGCGCCGATGAACTGAGCAAGCTGACCGACGACGCCTGGAGCAAGTGGTATGGCAGTACCTTGAGCGAAAATGATAAAATGTATTGGGCAACCAAGCTGCATTTTTCGATGTCCGGAATCAGTTTCTATAACTATCCGTACACCTTCGGATATCTTTTCAGCATCAGTGTTTATGCCCGTCGTGAAGAGCTGGGTAAGGACTTTATGCAGACTTACATCAACATCCTGCGCGACACGGGCCGCATGACTGCGGAAGATCTGGTGCAAAAACACCTGGGTGAAGACATCCGTCGTCCCGAGTTCTGGCGAAAATCCATTGCGGTGATCAACCGTAAAATCGAAGAGTTTGAAAAGCTCGCCCTGGGCTAG